Proteins from a single region of Streptomyces glaucescens:
- a CDS encoding oxidoreductase: MASTTKPARPAKWDVSRLPDLAGRTAVVTGANSGLGRVVARELARAGAHVVYAVRDEARGRAAAAEAQAQAQAGGGGTARGSTEVRRLDLADLTSVREFAERWEGRPLDLLINNAGVMMLPRRRTRDGFEMQFGTNHLGHFALTNLLLPCVTDRVVTVSSGMHRAGYGVIRFDDLNLTSGYTPVRAYAQSKLANLLFTLELQRRLAESGSGVRAVAAHPGYAATNLQSHAGNPLARAVMGIGNRLLAQSDRAGALPTLYAAVADLPGGSYVGPDGFAEMRGAPALVGRSAAASDPVAARRLWEASQELTGVGFPAGRP, translated from the coding sequence ATGGCATCTACGACCAAGCCGGCCCGGCCGGCCAAGTGGGACGTGAGCCGGCTGCCGGACCTCGCCGGGCGGACGGCCGTCGTCACCGGCGCCAACAGCGGGCTCGGGCGGGTCGTCGCGCGGGAGCTGGCGCGGGCGGGGGCGCACGTCGTCTACGCCGTGCGGGACGAGGCGCGCGGGCGGGCCGCGGCGGCGGAGGCGCAGGCGCAGGCGCAGGCGGGCGGCGGCGGGACGGCGCGGGGCAGTACGGAGGTGCGGCGGCTGGACCTCGCCGATCTGACGTCCGTACGGGAGTTCGCCGAGCGGTGGGAAGGGCGCCCGCTGGACCTGCTGATCAACAACGCCGGCGTGATGATGCTGCCGCGCCGGCGGACGCGTGACGGGTTCGAGATGCAGTTCGGCACGAACCACCTGGGTCACTTCGCGCTCACCAACCTGCTGCTGCCGTGTGTCACCGACCGGGTGGTGACCGTCTCGTCCGGGATGCACCGCGCGGGCTACGGCGTCATCCGCTTCGACGACCTGAACCTGACGTCCGGCTACACGCCGGTGCGCGCCTACGCCCAGTCCAAGCTGGCCAACCTGCTCTTCACCCTGGAACTCCAGCGCCGGCTGGCCGAGTCCGGGTCCGGGGTACGGGCCGTGGCCGCCCACCCCGGCTACGCGGCCACCAACCTGCAGAGCCACGCCGGCAACCCGCTGGCCCGCGCCGTCATGGGGATCGGCAACCGCCTCCTCGCCCAGAGCGACCGGGCGGGCGCGCTGCCCACGCTGTACGCGGCGGTGGCGGACCTGCCGGGCGGGAGCTATGTCGGCCCCGACGGGTTCGCCGAGATGCGGGGCGCGCCGGCCCTGGTGGGCCGGTCAGCGGCGGCGAGCGACCCGGTGGCGGCGCGGCGGCTGTGGGAGGCGTCACAGGAGCTGACCGGGGTGGGGTTCCCGGCCGGGCGGCCCTGA
- a CDS encoding SCO6880 family protein, whose amino-acid sequence MTTESHLSHPVTPRRTYLIGRARPNAIVGRNRETGEIVLIIAGAFLGMMCGLLVPVLSLRIVLLMGFPLLALAAVYVPYKHRTFYKWFEINRSYKRTLRSGATYRSGAIEAGTRLDGREIEVGPPPGIGRITWLSAPFGPDEIAVLLHADRKTVTACIEIEGPGVGLRDSEDQEALVDRFGTLLKHVANGDGFVTRLQMLARTLPADPDAHAKDVAVRGDDRAPAWLQQSYDQLQSMVSTSSEQHRAYLVACMHYTRELAAEAHAMARAARPHGGKVDRDAGLAVVMARELTDICSRLQEADIRVRQPLGQSRLSSLIHSMYDPDHPIDHIQAMTKRNAWPAELDAMEPTFLQAKTRESSTRAPWCHATAWVKEWPMTPVGVNFLAPLLVHTPDVIRTVAVTMDLEPTEVAIERMLTEKTNDEAEASRAAKMNRTVDPRDIAAHNRLDQRGEDLASGAAGVNLVGYITVSSRNPEALARDKRTIRASAGKSYLKLEWCDREHHRAFVNTLPFATGIRR is encoded by the coding sequence TTGACGACCGAGTCCCATCTGTCCCATCCGGTCACGCCCCGCCGTACATATCTGATCGGCCGCGCCCGGCCGAACGCGATCGTCGGCCGCAACCGCGAGACCGGCGAGATCGTGCTGATCATCGCGGGCGCGTTCCTCGGCATGATGTGCGGGCTCCTCGTTCCGGTCCTGTCCCTGCGGATCGTGCTGCTCATGGGCTTCCCGCTGCTCGCCCTCGCGGCGGTCTACGTCCCGTACAAGCACCGCACCTTCTACAAGTGGTTCGAGATCAACCGCAGCTACAAGCGCACGCTGCGCTCGGGCGCCACCTACCGCTCCGGCGCGATCGAGGCGGGCACCCGGCTCGACGGGCGGGAGATCGAGGTCGGCCCGCCGCCCGGCATCGGCCGCATCACCTGGCTCTCCGCCCCGTTCGGGCCCGACGAGATCGCCGTACTGCTGCACGCCGACCGCAAGACGGTCACCGCCTGCATCGAGATCGAGGGCCCCGGCGTCGGCCTGCGCGACTCGGAGGACCAGGAAGCCCTGGTGGACCGTTTCGGCACGCTGCTCAAGCACGTCGCCAACGGAGACGGCTTCGTCACCCGCCTCCAGATGCTGGCCCGCACCCTGCCCGCCGACCCGGACGCCCACGCCAAGGACGTCGCCGTCCGCGGCGACGACCGGGCCCCGGCCTGGCTCCAGCAGTCCTACGACCAGCTCCAGTCGATGGTGTCGACCAGCAGCGAGCAGCACCGCGCGTACCTGGTCGCCTGTATGCACTACACCCGTGAACTGGCCGCCGAGGCGCACGCCATGGCCCGCGCGGCCCGCCCGCACGGCGGCAAGGTCGACCGGGACGCGGGCCTCGCCGTCGTCATGGCCAGGGAGCTGACGGACATCTGCTCCCGCCTCCAGGAGGCCGACATCCGGGTCCGGCAGCCGCTCGGCCAGAGCCGGCTCTCCTCGCTCATCCACTCCATGTACGACCCGGACCACCCGATCGACCACATCCAGGCGATGACGAAGCGCAACGCCTGGCCGGCCGAGCTGGACGCCATGGAACCGACGTTCCTCCAGGCGAAGACCCGCGAGTCCTCCACCCGCGCCCCCTGGTGCCACGCCACGGCTTGGGTGAAGGAGTGGCCGATGACCCCCGTGGGCGTCAACTTCCTGGCCCCGCTGCTGGTCCACACCCCGGACGTCATCCGGACCGTCGCCGTCACGATGGACCTCGAACCCACCGAGGTCGCCATCGAACGCATGCTCACCGAGAAGACCAACGACGAGGCGGAGGCGTCCCGCGCCGCCAAGATGAACCGCACTGTCGACCCGCGGGACATCGCGGCGCACAACCGTCTCGACCAGCGCGGCGAGGACCTGGCGAGCGGCGCCGCGGGAGTGAATCTCGTCGGCTACATCACCGTCTCCTCGCGTAATCCGGAGGCGCTGGCCCGCGACAAGCGCACGATAAGGGCGTCGGCCGGAAAGTCGTATCTGAAGCTGGAATGGTGCGACCGCGAGCACCACCGCGCCTTCGTGAACACGCTGCCCTTCGCCACCGGCATTCGGAGGTAG
- a CDS encoding NlpC/P60 family protein, with product MTVRKAWIVGTAVVGGSLAFVMLLVVGVYLVAGNLVNGARGGSKALAKGSVPAAYQPLVQRYGNMCPAINPALLAAQLYQESGFNPSARSPAAAQGIAQFIPGTWATHGVDGDGDGDRDVWDPRDAIPSAAKYDCTLAEYVKDVPGDPTRNMLAAYNAGAYAVIKYRGVPPYAETQNYVRTITTLEDSFAAPTTRLDPSKQAAGAIHYAQQKLGTPYLWGGNGTPEQGGRFDCSGLTKAAYESVGIELPRVANDQYNAGPHPSRDELLPGDLVFFSPDPTNSRAIDHVGIYVGGGYMIDAPYTGAVIRFDPIDTAKYFGATRVTEDGAKALPSAV from the coding sequence TTGACGGTGCGTAAGGCGTGGATCGTTGGCACTGCCGTGGTCGGTGGTTCGCTCGCCTTCGTGATGCTGCTCGTCGTCGGCGTGTACCTGGTCGCCGGGAATCTCGTGAACGGGGCGCGCGGCGGCAGCAAGGCGCTGGCCAAGGGCTCGGTGCCGGCCGCGTACCAGCCGCTGGTGCAGCGGTACGGCAACATGTGCCCGGCCATCAACCCGGCCCTGCTCGCCGCGCAGCTGTACCAGGAGAGCGGCTTCAACCCGAGCGCCAGGAGCCCGGCCGCCGCGCAGGGCATCGCGCAGTTCATCCCCGGCACCTGGGCCACGCACGGCGTCGACGGCGACGGGGACGGCGACCGTGACGTGTGGGATCCGCGGGACGCGATCCCGTCGGCCGCGAAGTACGACTGCACGCTCGCCGAGTACGTGAAGGACGTGCCCGGGGACCCGACGCGGAACATGCTCGCCGCGTACAACGCGGGGGCGTACGCGGTGATCAAGTACCGGGGTGTGCCGCCGTACGCGGAGACGCAGAACTACGTCCGGACGATCACGACGCTGGAGGACAGCTTCGCCGCCCCCACCACCCGGCTCGACCCGTCCAAGCAGGCCGCCGGGGCCATCCACTACGCGCAGCAGAAGCTCGGCACGCCCTATCTGTGGGGCGGGAACGGCACGCCCGAGCAGGGCGGGCGGTTCGACTGCTCGGGGCTGACCAAGGCGGCGTACGAGAGCGTGGGGATCGAGCTGCCGCGGGTGGCGAACGATCAGTACAACGCCGGGCCGCACCCCTCCCGGGACGAACTCCTCCCCGGTGACCTGGTGTTCTTCTCGCCCGACCCCACCAACTCGCGGGCCATCGACCACGTGGGGATCTACGTCGGCGGCGGTTACATGATCGACGCGCCGTACACGGGCGCGGTGATCCGGTTCGACCCGATCGACACCGCGAAGTACTTCGGGGCCACCCGCGTCACCGAGGATGGCGCAAAAGCGCTGCCCTCGGCCGTCTGA
- the pstS gene encoding phosphate ABC transporter substrate-binding protein PstS produces MKLQRMNRRALTLGALAVSGALALTACGSDDTTGAGDPTGGATAAGSIKCDDAQGQLLADGSSAQKNAIDAWVKQFTSQCNGVQINYKGGGSGAGITAFTQGQVAFAGSDSALDSEEIAASKKVCSGGQGIDLPMVGGPIAVGFNVSGVDSLVLDAPTLAKIFDSKITNWNDPAIAKLNPDVELPDLKIQAFHRSDDSGTTDNFTKYLLATTPGNWKYEGGKTWQAKGGQAAAGSSGLAQQVKQTNGAIGYFELSYAKDGIKTVDIDTGAGTPVKATVENATKAIADAKVVGTGKDLALELNYATKAEGAYPITLVTYEIVCDKGNKQDTLPATKAFLRYIASEDGQNVLAQNDYAPMPADIIAKVRTTIEELS; encoded by the coding sequence GTGAAGCTTCAGCGCATGAACCGGCGGGCCCTCACCCTCGGTGCTCTCGCCGTCTCCGGCGCCCTGGCCCTCACGGCGTGCGGCTCCGACGACACCACCGGTGCCGGGGACCCGACGGGGGGCGCCACGGCCGCGGGTTCCATCAAGTGCGACGACGCCCAGGGGCAGCTGCTCGCCGACGGTTCGTCCGCGCAGAAGAACGCCATCGACGCCTGGGTGAAGCAGTTCACCTCGCAGTGCAACGGCGTTCAGATCAACTACAAGGGCGGCGGCTCCGGCGCGGGCATCACCGCCTTCACCCAGGGCCAGGTCGCCTTCGCCGGTTCCGACTCCGCGCTGGACTCCGAGGAGATCGCCGCCTCCAAGAAGGTCTGCTCCGGCGGCCAGGGCATCGACCTGCCGATGGTCGGCGGCCCGATCGCGGTCGGCTTCAACGTCTCGGGCGTGGACAGCCTCGTCCTGGACGCGCCGACCCTCGCCAAGATCTTCGACAGCAAGATCACCAACTGGAACGACCCGGCGATCGCCAAGCTCAACCCCGACGTCGAGCTGCCCGACCTGAAGATCCAGGCGTTCCACCGCTCCGACGACTCCGGTACGACGGACAACTTCACCAAGTACCTGCTCGCCACCACGCCGGGCAACTGGAAGTACGAGGGCGGCAAGACCTGGCAGGCCAAGGGCGGCCAGGCCGCCGCGGGCTCCTCCGGCCTCGCCCAGCAGGTGAAGCAGACCAACGGCGCCATCGGCTACTTCGAGCTGTCCTACGCCAAGGACGGCATCAAGACCGTCGACATCGACACCGGCGCCGGCACCCCGGTCAAGGCCACCGTCGAGAACGCCACCAAGGCCATCGCCGACGCCAAGGTCGTCGGCACCGGCAAGGACCTCGCCCTGGAGCTGAACTACGCCACCAAGGCCGAGGGCGCCTACCCGATCACCCTCGTCACCTACGAGATCGTCTGTGACAAGGGCAACAAGCAGGACACCCTGCCCGCCACCAAGGCCTTCCTGCGCTACATCGCCAGCGAGGACGGCCAGAACGTCCTGGCGCAGAACGACTACGCGCCGATGCCCGCGGACATCATCGCCAAGGTCCGCACGACCATCGAAGAGCTGAGCTGA
- a CDS encoding TetR/AcrR family transcriptional regulator, whose product MHQPEGNSRPYHHGDLRAALLSAAERTLRTKGATALSLRELARDLGVSHAAPGRHFKDKQALLDALALTGFQRMAAALDAADDPALPLESRLTALARAYLGFTVDNPALLELMYARKHDPDIPARLATAIARTKEPLFRIITDAQRRGEIVPGDPEHIVLLAGASLHGVASLTATGHLPPESALTGVGELIHHLLHGLRPR is encoded by the coding sequence ATGCACCAGCCCGAGGGCAACAGCCGCCCCTACCACCACGGCGACCTCCGCGCCGCCCTGCTCTCGGCCGCCGAACGCACCCTGCGCACCAAGGGCGCCACCGCGCTCTCCCTGCGCGAACTCGCCCGCGACCTCGGCGTCAGCCACGCCGCCCCGGGCCGCCACTTCAAGGACAAGCAGGCCCTGCTCGACGCGCTCGCCCTCACCGGCTTCCAGCGCATGGCGGCCGCCCTGGACGCCGCCGACGACCCCGCCCTGCCCCTCGAATCCCGGCTCACCGCACTCGCCCGCGCCTATCTCGGCTTCACCGTGGACAACCCCGCCCTGCTGGAGCTGATGTACGCCCGCAAACACGACCCGGACATCCCCGCGCGGCTCGCCACCGCCATCGCCCGGACGAAGGAACCCCTGTTCCGGATCATCACCGACGCCCAGCGGCGCGGCGAGATCGTCCCGGGCGACCCCGAGCACATCGTCCTGCTGGCCGGCGCCAGCCTGCACGGCGTCGCCAGCCTCACCGCCACCGGCCACCTCCCGCCCGAGTCCGCCCTCACCGGCGTCGGCGAGCTGATCCACCACCTGCTGCACGGCCTCAGACCCCGCTAG
- a CDS encoding phosphatase PAP2 family protein, translated as MAGLAQSGSNPDVELLYDINGLAKDAPHWFDRVMEYVGEYGLLLGMVLLVLWCWWTGRRRAGSAQEAASSVAALVWAPLAAGVAVLVNVPIRGFVERPRPFLEHEGLEVLVKGKTDFSFVSDHATITMAMAVGLFVANRKFGLVGIGLALLEGFCRVYMGVHYPTDVVGGFALGTAVALLLSPVAMALLTPVARAMERSPRVGWLIRARPSAGSRDALIPGARQDSTGRQSEERDLAA; from the coding sequence ATGGCTGGACTCGCGCAATCCGGGTCGAACCCCGACGTCGAGCTGCTGTACGACATCAATGGCCTGGCCAAGGACGCGCCGCACTGGTTCGACCGCGTCATGGAGTACGTCGGCGAGTACGGACTGCTGCTCGGCATGGTGCTGCTCGTGCTGTGGTGCTGGTGGACCGGGCGGCGCCGGGCCGGATCCGCGCAGGAGGCGGCCTCGTCCGTCGCCGCGCTGGTCTGGGCGCCGCTGGCGGCCGGCGTCGCGGTGCTGGTGAACGTGCCGATACGCGGATTCGTGGAGCGGCCCCGGCCCTTCCTGGAGCACGAGGGCCTGGAGGTCCTCGTCAAGGGCAAGACCGACTTCTCGTTCGTCAGCGACCACGCGACCATCACCATGGCCATGGCCGTCGGGCTCTTCGTCGCCAACCGGAAGTTCGGGCTCGTCGGCATCGGGCTCGCCCTGCTGGAAGGGTTCTGCCGGGTGTACATGGGCGTGCACTACCCGACCGACGTCGTGGGCGGGTTCGCGCTCGGCACGGCGGTCGCGCTGCTGCTGTCGCCCGTCGCCATGGCGCTGCTCACCCCCGTCGCCAGGGCGATGGAGCGGTCGCCGCGGGTGGGCTGGCTGATCCGGGCCCGGCCGTCCGCCGGGAGCCGGGACGCCCTGATCCCCGGGGCCCGGCAGGACTCCACCGGCAGGCAGAGCGAGGAGCGGGACCTCGCCGCCTGA
- the pstA gene encoding phosphate ABC transporter permease PstA, with protein sequence MSHAVVTDKRPSSLRGAQLPKWSPWAIAAGSLAVAIGIGLAAGLHSRIQWGLIAALLFITGTFGIAARVEGTRQAKDRVATSLVWVAFLLAVVPLVSLIWVTVQRGVKVLDGYFLTHSMGLVADSEPGGGIYHAILGSLEQVGLATVIAAPIGVLTAIYLVEYGRGSLARAVTFFVDVMTGIPSIVAGLFILSLMLIFEMQPFGFAGSLALAILMMPVVVRSTEEMLKLVPNELREASLALGVPKWRTILKVVLPTSIGGITTGIMLAVARIAGETAPVLLLVWGNPFINANPFEGAQASLPLYIYQQYANSAGSGAAYDRAWAASLTLIAFVMILNLLARGIARWKAPKTGR encoded by the coding sequence ATGAGCCACGCCGTCGTCACCGACAAGCGCCCCAGCAGCCTGCGCGGCGCCCAGCTGCCCAAGTGGTCCCCGTGGGCGATCGCGGCCGGCTCGCTCGCCGTCGCCATCGGTATCGGTCTCGCCGCCGGGCTGCACAGCCGCATCCAGTGGGGCCTGATCGCCGCCCTGCTCTTCATCACCGGCACCTTCGGTATCGCCGCGCGCGTCGAGGGCACGCGGCAGGCCAAGGACCGGGTCGCGACCTCCCTGGTGTGGGTCGCCTTCCTGCTCGCCGTCGTGCCGCTGGTCTCCCTGATCTGGGTGACCGTGCAGCGCGGTGTGAAGGTCCTCGACGGGTACTTCCTCACCCACTCCATGGGCCTGGTCGCCGACTCCGAGCCGGGCGGCGGCATCTACCACGCCATCCTCGGCTCCCTGGAGCAGGTCGGGCTCGCCACCGTCATCGCCGCGCCGATCGGTGTGCTCACCGCGATCTACCTGGTGGAGTACGGGCGCGGCAGCCTCGCCCGCGCGGTCACCTTCTTCGTCGACGTCATGACGGGCATCCCGTCGATCGTCGCCGGTCTGTTCATCCTCAGCCTGATGCTGATCTTCGAGATGCAGCCCTTCGGGTTCGCCGGCTCGCTCGCGCTGGCGATCCTGATGATGCCGGTCGTCGTCCGCTCCACGGAGGAGATGCTCAAGCTCGTCCCGAACGAGCTGCGGGAGGCGTCCCTCGCCCTCGGTGTGCCGAAGTGGCGGACGATCCTGAAGGTGGTCCTGCCCACCTCCATCGGCGGCATCACCACCGGCATCATGCTGGCGGTCGCCCGGATCGCCGGCGAGACCGCGCCGGTGCTGCTGCTGGTGTGGGGCAACCCCTTCATCAACGCCAACCCGTTCGAGGGCGCGCAGGCCTCGCTGCCGCTGTACATCTACCAGCAGTACGCCAACAGCGCCGGATCCGGCGCGGCGTACGACCGTGCGTGGGCGGCGTCCCTGACGCTGATCGCCTTCGTGATGATCCTCAACCTGCTGGCGCGCGGCATCGCGCGCTGGAAGGCCCCGAAGACCGGTCGCTGA
- a CDS encoding FAD-binding oxidoreductase, which yields MERRTFIGGTAALAAAVPAAACSGTDHARAASTTPGAPTGAASPALTTSRSTRASAGWSALAGDLDGALVRPGDAAWATARQLYNTRFDSLRPAAVAYVAHPGDIATTLAFARAHDLRVAIRNGGHSYAGWSSGNGRLIIDVSRLNTVRASGDSAVVGAGAKLIDVYRALAARGATIPAGSCPTVGVSGLVLGGGHGVVSRAYGLTCDSLTQATLVTANGRRITANAREHKDLFWALRGAGNGNFGVVTELRFRTHPAPQAVTGHLTWPWAKAAAVIRAWQEWGPDQPDEIWSSLHLARAAGGYPTISVAAFSLGTHGELQNAVDRLADRVDSPASGVFLRRRSYEEAMEVYAGCASFASDAQCHLPGTTPGRTPQGALARETYAARSDFFDRSLSAAGVQALLGRITSVRGGTGSIALTALGGAANRVSPTATAFVHRRSRMLAQYLVSWRAGTSGGTARAWLDSAHRAMCPYASGAAYQNYTDPALKDWRTAYYGPAAPRLARLKRTYDPGRVFTHPQAL from the coding sequence ATGGAACGGCGTACGTTCATCGGCGGCACGGCCGCCCTCGCGGCGGCGGTCCCGGCGGCGGCCTGCTCGGGCACGGACCACGCCCGGGCGGCCTCGACGACGCCCGGGGCCCCCACGGGCGCCGCGTCCCCGGCCCTCACCACCAGCCGGTCCACCCGGGCCTCCGCGGGCTGGAGCGCCCTCGCCGGCGACCTCGACGGCGCCCTGGTCCGCCCCGGCGACGCCGCCTGGGCCACCGCCCGCCAGCTCTACAACACCCGCTTCGACTCCCTGCGGCCCGCCGCCGTCGCCTACGTCGCCCACCCCGGCGACATCGCCACCACCCTCGCCTTCGCCCGCGCCCACGACCTGCGCGTCGCCATCCGCAACGGCGGCCACTCCTACGCGGGCTGGTCCTCCGGCAACGGACGACTGATCATCGACGTGTCCCGGCTGAACACGGTGCGGGCGAGCGGCGACTCGGCGGTGGTCGGCGCGGGCGCCAAGCTGATCGACGTCTACCGCGCGCTCGCCGCCAGGGGCGCCACGATCCCCGCCGGCTCCTGCCCGACGGTCGGCGTCTCCGGCCTCGTCCTCGGCGGCGGCCACGGCGTCGTCTCCCGCGCGTACGGCCTGACCTGTGACAGCCTCACCCAGGCCACCCTGGTCACCGCCAACGGCCGACGGATCACCGCGAACGCCCGCGAGCACAAGGACCTCTTCTGGGCGCTGCGCGGCGCCGGCAACGGCAACTTCGGCGTCGTCACCGAGCTGCGCTTCCGCACCCACCCGGCACCGCAGGCGGTCACCGGTCACCTCACCTGGCCCTGGGCGAAGGCCGCCGCCGTGATCAGGGCATGGCAGGAGTGGGGCCCGGACCAGCCCGACGAGATCTGGTCGTCCCTGCACCTGGCGCGCGCGGCCGGGGGCTACCCCACGATCTCCGTCGCGGCCTTCTCCCTCGGCACCCACGGTGAGCTCCAGAACGCCGTCGACCGGCTCGCCGACCGGGTCGACTCCCCCGCGTCCGGTGTCTTCCTGCGCCGCCGCTCCTACGAGGAGGCGATGGAGGTCTACGCGGGCTGCGCCTCCTTCGCCTCGGACGCCCAGTGCCACCTGCCGGGCACCACCCCGGGCCGCACCCCGCAGGGCGCGCTGGCCCGGGAGACGTACGCGGCCCGCTCCGACTTCTTCGACCGCTCGCTGTCCGCGGCGGGTGTCCAGGCCCTGCTCGGCCGGATCACGTCGGTGCGGGGCGGCACGGGCAGCATCGCGCTCACCGCGCTGGGCGGCGCGGCCAACCGGGTGTCCCCCACGGCGACGGCCTTCGTGCACCGCCGCTCGCGGATGCTCGCCCAGTACCTGGTCTCCTGGCGCGCGGGCACGTCCGGCGGCACCGCCCGGGCCTGGCTGGACTCGGCCCACCGGGCGATGTGCCCGTACGCCTCGGGCGCGGCCTACCAGAACTACACGGACCCGGCCCTGAAGGACTGGCGCACGGCGTACTACGGCCCCGCGGCGCCGCGCCTGGCCCGGCTGAAGCGGACGTACGACCCGGGGCGGGTGTTCACCCACCCGCAGGCGCTGTGA
- the pstC gene encoding phosphate ABC transporter permease subunit PstC — protein MDITTAPTDAPPHLSQPSPAEQKRAARGATRPGDRIFLGLSRGSGILLLVIMAAIAVFLTWRAALAISEDEGNFLTTFEWNTQAQPPVFGIAVLAFGTVVSSIIAMVIAVPVAVAIALFLTHYAPRKLSGPIAYVIDLLAAVPSIVYGLWGALILVPHLNGLYAWLDQYFGWTGILEWNGGAPRSMFTVGILLAIMILPIITNVSREVFRQVPQMHEEAALALGATRWEVIRMAVIPFGRSGVISASMLGLGRALGETMAVATVLSPSFEIQASLLDPGGGTFAQNIASKFGEASEFGRDALIASGLVLFVITLLVNGAARAIIARRKEYSGANA, from the coding sequence ATGGACATAACCACAGCACCCACCGACGCTCCCCCTCACCTCTCCCAGCCCAGCCCCGCCGAGCAGAAGCGCGCGGCCCGGGGCGCCACCCGGCCGGGCGACCGCATCTTCCTCGGCCTCTCGCGCGGCTCGGGCATCCTGCTGCTGGTGATCATGGCCGCCATCGCGGTCTTCCTCACCTGGCGGGCCGCCCTCGCGATCAGCGAGGACGAGGGCAACTTCCTCACCACCTTCGAGTGGAACACCCAGGCCCAGCCGCCGGTCTTCGGCATCGCCGTCCTGGCCTTCGGCACCGTGGTGTCCTCGATCATCGCCATGGTCATCGCGGTCCCGGTCGCGGTCGCCATCGCGCTCTTCCTCACCCACTACGCCCCGCGCAAGCTGAGCGGCCCGATCGCCTACGTGATCGACCTGCTCGCCGCCGTGCCGTCCATCGTCTACGGCCTGTGGGGCGCCCTGATCCTCGTGCCGCACCTGAACGGCCTCTACGCGTGGCTGGACCAGTACTTCGGCTGGACCGGCATCCTCGAGTGGAACGGCGGAGCCCCCCGCTCCATGTTCACCGTCGGCATCCTGCTCGCGATCATGATCCTGCCGATCATCACCAACGTGAGCCGCGAGGTCTTCCGGCAGGTCCCGCAGATGCACGAGGAGGCGGCCCTCGCCCTGGGCGCCACCCGCTGGGAGGTGATCCGCATGGCGGTCATCCCCTTCGGCCGCTCCGGCGTGATCTCCGCCTCGATGCTCGGCCTCGGCCGCGCCCTCGGCGAGACCATGGCCGTCGCCACCGTGCTGTCCCCGTCGTTCGAGATCCAGGCCAGCCTGCTCGACCCGGGCGGCGGCACCTTCGCCCAGAACATCGCCAGCAAGTTCGGTGAGGCGTCCGAGTTCGGCCGGGACGCGCTGATCGCCTCCGGTCTCGTCCTCTTCGTCATCACCCTGCTGGTCAACGGCGCGGCCCGCGCGATCATCGCCCGCCGCAAGGAGTACTCGGGGGCCAACGCATGA